AAGTTTTCAATAAGAACTCCTATTTCTCCTGAGTGTCGACTGTTCGTGACCTTGGTGTAAGTTATGGCGctttgaagtatttttccacattttcattaatttttttttctaatttcagaTACTTGTCAGGGGGATCAAGTATATTTTATGTCTCTAGACTATTCCGCCTTGGTGTTACAACCGTCAGAGAGATAACCCAGGAAGTCACGCAAGTACTGTGGGAAGAATTGAAGCATGATTATCTGCCGGAAGTGGACGGACAACAGTGGCAGAGATACAGTGCAGAGTTTGAGTCCCGCTGGAACCTGCCACATTGCTGTGCTGCTGTTGATGGCAAACATGTTACGATAACATGTCCACCGAACTCAGGGTCGATGTATTATAATTATAAAAAGCAGTACTCCATAGTACTGATGGCTATGTGTGACGCAAACTATAATTTCGTTGGCGTTGACATAGGTGCCTACGGAGGAAATGCTGACGGAAGCGTATTCGCTCAAAGTGCTTTCGGATACCGCCTCCTGCACGGAGAGCTAGAACTACCACAACCATCTGCGCTACCTAATGGAGACGTTCTTCCTTACTTCATCGTTGGAGATGCTGCATTCCCACTTAAATCAAATTTGATGCGACCATATCCCGGAAGGAACctggaaatccttcaagaaaattTTAACTACAGGCTTTCTAGAGCACGCAGGACTATTGAGAATGCTTTTGGTGTGTTGGTGGCC
This genomic window from Aedes aegypti strain LVP_AGWG unplaced genomic scaffold, AaegL5.0 Primary Assembly AGWG_AaegL5_hic_scaff_148_PBJ_arrow, whole genome shotgun sequence contains:
- the LOC110680488 gene encoding protein ALP1-like — translated: MYYNYKKQYSIVLMAMCDANYNFVGVDIGAYGGNADGSVFAQSAFGYRLLHGELELPQPSALPNGDVLPYFIVGDAAFPLKSNLMRPYPGRNLEILQENFNYRLSRARRTIENAFGVLVARWRILLSPLQLQPDAAENIVKASVVLHNFVKRHNANQYAPPSFVDHIGQEGEIIVPGEWRSQVDPLVGIDSDFVQRGNNAARNAYQARDVLAKYLLETRFR